One region of Ornithinibacter aureus genomic DNA includes:
- the pstC gene encoding phosphate ABC transporter permease subunit PstC, producing the protein MGFLVVAAGVSILTTIGIVVSLLLPAIQFFREVSITEFLTGTSWTPRFQDPTFGVLPLITGTMWTTAIALSVSIPIGLGAAIYLSEYASTRTRKFFKPTLELLAGVPSVVYGLFAVTFVGPVVLKEWLGIEVATFSVLAAGLVLGVMIIPTVASLAEDAMSAVPRALREASYGLGANRMRTVLRVVFPAAVSGIAAAIVLGLSRAVGETMIVAMAAGSQAKMVTDPLEGGQTMTGFIASAALGDSVQGSLQYNTLFAVGLTLFVLTLIINIISIRLVNRFREIY; encoded by the coding sequence ATGGGCTTCCTCGTGGTTGCCGCCGGCGTCTCGATCCTCACCACGATCGGCATCGTCGTATCGCTGCTGTTGCCGGCAATCCAGTTCTTCCGTGAGGTCAGCATCACCGAGTTCCTCACCGGCACCTCGTGGACGCCGCGATTCCAGGACCCGACCTTCGGCGTCCTGCCCCTGATCACCGGCACGATGTGGACGACGGCCATCGCGTTGAGCGTCTCGATCCCCATCGGCCTAGGGGCGGCGATCTACCTCTCGGAGTACGCCTCGACGCGAACGCGAAAGTTCTTCAAGCCGACCCTTGAGCTGCTCGCCGGCGTGCCCTCGGTGGTGTACGGCCTTTTTGCCGTCACGTTCGTCGGGCCCGTCGTGCTCAAGGAGTGGCTCGGCATCGAGGTCGCCACGTTCTCCGTTCTGGCGGCCGGCCTGGTCCTTGGCGTGATGATCATCCCCACGGTGGCTTCACTCGCCGAGGATGCCATGTCCGCCGTTCCGCGCGCCCTGCGTGAGGCGTCATACGGCCTCGGCGCAAACCGCATGCGCACCGTGCTGCGCGTGGTCTTCCCAGCGGCGGTATCCGGTATCGCCGCAGCAATCGTGCTCGGCCTCAGCCGCGCAGTGGGCGAGACGATGATCGTCGCCATGGCCGCGGGGAGCCAAGCGAAGATGGTCACCGACCCGCTCGAGGGCGGGCAGACCATGACCGGGTTCATCGCTTCGGCGGCGCTCGGCGACAGCGTCCAAGGCTCGCTGCAGTACAACACCCTCTTCGCCGTGGGCCTCACTCTCTTCGTGTTGACGCTCATCATCAACATCATCAGCATCCGCCTCGTCAACCGCTTCCGGGAGATCTACTGA
- the pstB gene encoding phosphate ABC transporter ATP-binding protein PstB, which translates to MDPIDAGRITASEAPRAVITTTDVSCYYGSFRAVNEVTMDIGLHEITALIGPSGCGKSTVLRALNRMNDLIPGTRVTGTIAYHGMDIYGKDVDPIEVRRRIGMVFQKPNPFPKSIYDNVAYGPKVTGMKVSNMDDVVEESLRGAALWDEVKDKLKQSAYGLSGGQQQRLCIARTIAVKPEVILMDEPCSALDPIATSRIEDLMMELKEDYTIVIVTHNMQQAARVADRTAFFTAEAAEGHGDRTGHLVEFDETTKIFSNPADSRTEDYISGRFG; encoded by the coding sequence ATGGACCCCATCGACGCCGGCCGCATCACGGCATCAGAGGCCCCGCGCGCGGTCATCACCACCACCGACGTCAGCTGCTACTACGGCAGCTTCCGGGCGGTCAACGAAGTGACGATGGACATCGGCCTCCACGAGATCACCGCGCTCATCGGCCCGTCCGGCTGCGGCAAGTCCACCGTGCTGCGCGCGCTCAACCGGATGAACGACCTCATCCCGGGCACCCGCGTCACGGGCACGATCGCCTACCACGGCATGGACATCTACGGGAAGGACGTCGACCCGATCGAGGTCCGCCGTCGCATCGGGATGGTGTTCCAGAAGCCGAACCCGTTCCCGAAGTCGATCTACGACAACGTCGCCTACGGCCCCAAGGTCACCGGCATGAAGGTGTCCAACATGGACGACGTCGTCGAGGAGAGCCTGCGCGGCGCGGCCCTCTGGGACGAGGTCAAGGACAAGCTCAAGCAGTCGGCCTACGGCCTGTCCGGTGGCCAGCAGCAGCGCCTGTGCATCGCCCGCACCATCGCGGTCAAGCCCGAGGTGATCCTCATGGACGAGCCCTGCTCGGCCCTGGACCCGATCGCGACCTCGCGCATCGAGGACCTCATGATGGAGCTCAAGGAGGACTACACGATCGTCATCGTGACGCACAACATGCAGCAGGCGGCCCGGGTCGCCGACCGCACGGCGTTCTTCACGGCCGAGGCCGCAGAGGGCCACGGTGACCGCACCGGCCACCTCGTGGAGTTCGACGAGACGACGAAGATCTTCAGCAACCCGGCCGACTCGCGCACCGAGGACTACATCTCCGGCCGCTTCGGCTGA
- a CDS encoding PstS family phosphate ABC transporter substrate-binding protein: MKIQRFGVSAAFVLAGALALSACGGQQAESGSGSTGTDGAAALSGSIASDGSSTVGPLTSAAAELFMTENTGVQITVGTSGTGGGFKKFCEGQTQLSNASRPIKDEEKAACAANGIEYQEVIVANDALTVVVNKENDFITCLTTKELATLWGPEATGKITTWNQVNPAFPAEKIKLYGPGTDSGTFDYFTDEISGEEGASRTDFEPSEDDNVIVQGVSGDKNALGYFGFTYFEENADKLKAVEIDNGAGCVAPSSDTARDGSYAPLARPLFVYVDKKAFTSNAALKGFMNFFVENESTIAEAAQYIPLSDEQKKTAQDELAALG, encoded by the coding sequence GTGAAGATTCAGCGTTTCGGCGTCTCCGCCGCATTCGTCCTGGCCGGGGCACTTGCCCTGTCCGCCTGTGGCGGCCAGCAGGCCGAGAGCGGCAGCGGCTCCACCGGCACCGACGGGGCAGCCGCGCTCAGCGGCTCGATCGCCTCTGACGGCTCCAGCACCGTTGGTCCACTCACCTCGGCCGCGGCCGAGCTGTTCATGACCGAGAACACCGGCGTGCAGATCACCGTCGGCACCTCCGGCACCGGCGGTGGCTTCAAGAAGTTCTGTGAGGGCCAGACCCAGCTCTCCAACGCCTCGCGGCCGATCAAGGACGAGGAGAAGGCGGCCTGCGCCGCGAACGGCATCGAGTACCAGGAGGTCATCGTCGCCAACGACGCGCTGACCGTGGTCGTGAACAAGGAGAACGACTTCATCACGTGCCTCACCACCAAGGAGCTGGCCACTCTCTGGGGCCCGGAGGCCACCGGCAAGATCACGACCTGGAACCAGGTCAACCCCGCCTTCCCCGCCGAGAAGATCAAGCTCTACGGCCCCGGCACCGACTCGGGCACCTTCGACTACTTCACCGATGAGATCAGCGGCGAAGAAGGCGCCTCGCGCACCGACTTCGAGCCGTCCGAGGACGACAACGTCATCGTGCAGGGTGTCTCCGGCGACAAGAACGCGCTCGGCTACTTCGGGTTCACCTACTTCGAGGAGAACGCCGACAAGCTCAAGGCCGTCGAGATCGACAACGGCGCCGGCTGCGTCGCGCCGAGCTCAGACACCGCCCGCGACGGCTCCTACGCCCCGCTGGCCCGCCCGCTGTTCGTCTACGTCGACAAGAAGGCCTTCACGTCGAACGCCGCGCTCAAGGGGTTCATGAACTTCTTCGTCGAGAACGAGAGCACGATCGCCGAGGCGGCTCAGTACATCCCGCTGAGCGACGAGCAGAAGAAGACCGCCCAGGACGAGCTCGCCGCCCTCGGCTGA
- a CDS encoding NUDIX hydrolase — protein sequence MRIPAAGTLPWRLRDGELEVALVHRPRYDDWSWAKGKLDPGEYWAVAAVRETVEETGLVVRLGPPLPEARYTLLGRDGTPDDKVVRYWTAQVTGGDGHLVNEIDEVVWLDVPAAHTRLDYARDRDQLLALVRLHQTARLDTWPLVLVRHAHAVARGEWSDADPLRPLSADGRRRSAALVPVLLAYGVSRVLTSPSERCVRTVEPFTSAAGVRLRTRSGLSEEGFEADPRTAPAHLGRLLDRGEPAVLCTHGPVLPSLLDDLEDRLDLDQPASVEVVEEFAEARDDRLAKGEALVCHVVGTGDDARIVAVERHLP from the coding sequence ATGAGGATTCCCGCGGCAGGCACCCTGCCGTGGCGGCTGCGCGACGGTGAGCTCGAGGTCGCCCTCGTGCACCGGCCCCGGTACGACGACTGGTCCTGGGCCAAGGGCAAGCTCGACCCGGGGGAGTACTGGGCCGTTGCGGCCGTGCGCGAGACCGTGGAGGAGACCGGGCTCGTCGTGCGCCTGGGGCCGCCGCTGCCCGAGGCCCGCTACACCCTGCTCGGCCGCGACGGCACCCCTGACGACAAGGTCGTGCGCTACTGGACCGCTCAGGTCACCGGAGGCGACGGCCACCTCGTCAACGAGATCGACGAGGTGGTCTGGCTCGACGTGCCGGCCGCCCACACGCGGTTGGACTACGCCCGGGACCGCGACCAACTGCTGGCCCTCGTGCGGCTGCACCAGACGGCGCGCCTGGACACCTGGCCGCTCGTTCTCGTGCGGCACGCGCACGCGGTCGCCCGGGGTGAGTGGTCGGATGCCGATCCGTTGCGCCCGCTTTCGGCCGACGGGCGCCGCCGTTCGGCTGCCCTGGTCCCGGTGCTCTTGGCCTACGGCGTGAGCCGGGTGCTCACCTCACCCTCGGAGCGATGCGTGCGCACCGTGGAGCCGTTCACCTCGGCAGCCGGGGTGCGCCTGCGGACCAGGTCGGGGTTGTCGGAGGAAGGCTTCGAGGCCGACCCCCGCACCGCCCCTGCCCACCTCGGCCGGCTGCTCGACCGGGGCGAACCGGCGGTGCTCTGCACCCACGGCCCGGTGCTGCCCAGCCTGCTCGACGACCTCGAAGACCGGTTGGACCTCGACCAGCCCGCCTCGGTCGAGGTCGTCGAGGAGTTCGCCGAGGCCCGCGACGACCGTCTCGCAAAGGGTGAGGCGCTGGTCTGCCACGTCGTCGGCACCGGGGATGACGCGCGCATCGTGGCGGTGGAGCGGCACCTGCCGTAG
- the pstA gene encoding phosphate ABC transporter permease PstA, with amino-acid sequence MAAITAEPTAVTRPLTAASHGERNPQSLIFLILLWASLAFGILVLVVLLVNTVLEGRSRIDAALFTNYTSQIDPATAGARAAILGTAWVIGTTALLAIPIGVAAAAYLEEFASKTSRFARLVELNVQNLAAVPAIIYGMLAAAAAVAVGIPRNTVIAGGLALALLILPVVIVATREALRAVPQEIRQGSLALGASPMQTLTRQTLPAAVPGIATGTILALSRAMGEAAPLLLLGGLVFVKFDPNGLLSGFTTMPIQIFDWAGRSQVAFQELAAAASILLLVLVIAMNGLAIIIRNKFTTGR; translated from the coding sequence ATGGCCGCCATCACCGCCGAGCCGACCGCTGTCACCAGGCCTCTCACAGCGGCATCCCACGGAGAGCGAAACCCCCAGTCGCTGATCTTCCTGATCTTGCTGTGGGCCAGCCTTGCCTTCGGCATCCTCGTGCTTGTCGTCCTCCTCGTGAACACGGTCCTCGAGGGCAGGTCCCGCATAGACGCGGCGCTGTTCACGAACTACACCTCGCAGATCGACCCTGCCACCGCCGGGGCGCGGGCGGCGATCCTCGGAACTGCCTGGGTCATCGGGACCACCGCTCTGCTGGCCATCCCCATTGGCGTTGCGGCAGCGGCATACCTCGAGGAGTTCGCCTCCAAGACCAGCCGATTCGCGCGTCTCGTCGAACTCAACGTGCAGAACCTCGCGGCCGTCCCGGCGATCATCTACGGCATGCTCGCTGCCGCCGCGGCTGTCGCGGTGGGAATCCCGCGCAACACCGTCATCGCGGGCGGCCTCGCCCTCGCCCTGCTGATCCTGCCAGTGGTGATCGTCGCCACTCGTGAAGCACTGCGCGCTGTCCCTCAGGAGATTCGACAGGGCTCGCTCGCGCTCGGGGCGAGCCCCATGCAGACCCTCACCCGGCAGACCCTGCCCGCTGCGGTGCCCGGCATTGCGACCGGCACGATCTTGGCTCTGTCCAGGGCGATGGGCGAGGCAGCCCCGCTGCTCCTGCTCGGTGGCCTCGTGTTCGTCAAGTTCGACCCGAACGGCCTCCTCAGCGGTTTCACGACGATGCCGATCCAGATCTTCGACTGGGCAGGACGATCGCAGGTCGCCTTCCAGGAACTCGCGGCTGCAGCGAGCATTCTGCTCCTCGTCCTGGTCATCGCCATGAACGGGCTGGCCATCATCATCCGCAACAAGTTCACGACCGGCCGATGA
- a CDS encoding RNA degradosome polyphosphate kinase, with amino-acid sequence MTADTEVTHEDVSQATPITARDAAADASADASIISEVSIVSAAAEETRNHQPRGSNGRFVGRPAGADGIPDAEDEALPADRFLDREISWLQFNERVLQLAGDDNIPLLERCRYLAIFGSNLDEFFMVRVAGLKRRIATGIAVRSASGLEPREVLEQISLVASELMSMQARVYRDQVRPALATEGITIVRWDELSPEEHERIGQMFTSRVFPVLTPLAVDPAHPFPYISGLSLNLAVVLVNPRTGKEHFARVKVPPVLPRMLRVADSADESPLADMYATRFVPLEDVIAAHLDHLFPGMEIREHFTFRVTRNEDLEVEEDDAENLLTALERELTRRRFGPPVRLEVEEDMDDHVLDLLVRELGVAGSEVYRLPAPLDLRALNVIADLERSDLHFDPFVARTNPDLAPTESSKARDIFASIRKQDVLLQHPYDSFSTSVQAFIEQAAADPRVLAIKQTLYRTSGDSPIIDALIDAAEAGKQVLAVVEIKARFDEENNISWARKLEHAGVHVVYGIVGLKTHAKLCLVVRQEAEGLRRYCHVGTGNYNPKTARLYEDLGLLTDDPQVGEDLTRLFNQLSGVAPRSRFKRLLVAPRSVRSGLIDLIDAEIANEERKPGSGLIAWKVNSIVDEQLIDALYRASRAGVRVQLWVRGICALRPGIPGVSENIEVRSILGRFLEHSRIFLFGGGGDTVALIGSADMMHRNLDRRVEALVHLVDPRHLADLEALMKRGMSDEYMHWKLGADGRWIRHHLDAEGAPLTDLQTAMIEMHAKRRRKARRR; translated from the coding sequence ATGACGGCAGACACCGAAGTCACGCACGAGGACGTTTCCCAGGCGACGCCGATCACCGCGCGCGATGCCGCCGCCGACGCCTCGGCCGACGCGAGCATCATCAGTGAGGTCTCGATCGTGAGCGCCGCCGCCGAGGAGACGCGAAACCACCAGCCCCGTGGGTCCAACGGGAGGTTCGTCGGCCGCCCCGCCGGCGCGGACGGCATCCCGGATGCCGAGGACGAGGCCCTGCCGGCCGACCGGTTCCTCGACCGGGAGATCTCGTGGCTTCAGTTCAACGAACGGGTCCTGCAGCTCGCCGGTGACGACAACATCCCGCTGCTCGAGCGCTGCCGCTACCTCGCGATCTTCGGGTCCAACCTGGACGAGTTCTTCATGGTTCGCGTCGCCGGCCTCAAGCGTCGGATCGCGACCGGCATCGCCGTGCGGTCGGCATCCGGCCTGGAACCTCGCGAGGTGCTCGAGCAGATCTCGCTCGTCGCGTCCGAGCTGATGTCGATGCAGGCTCGCGTGTACCGCGACCAGGTGCGCCCGGCATTGGCGACCGAGGGCATCACGATCGTGCGGTGGGACGAGCTGTCGCCCGAGGAGCACGAGCGCATCGGCCAGATGTTCACCAGCCGCGTGTTCCCGGTGCTCACCCCGCTCGCCGTCGACCCGGCGCACCCGTTCCCGTACATCTCCGGCCTCTCCCTGAACCTCGCGGTCGTCCTGGTCAACCCGCGCACCGGCAAGGAGCACTTCGCCCGGGTCAAGGTGCCGCCCGTGCTCCCCCGGATGCTGCGGGTCGCCGACAGCGCGGACGAGTCGCCGCTGGCGGACATGTACGCCACCAGGTTCGTGCCGCTCGAGGACGTCATCGCCGCCCACCTGGACCACCTGTTCCCCGGCATGGAGATCCGTGAGCACTTCACCTTCCGGGTCACCCGCAACGAGGACCTCGAGGTCGAGGAGGACGACGCCGAGAACCTGCTGACGGCGCTGGAGCGTGAGCTGACCCGACGCCGGTTCGGCCCGCCGGTCCGTCTCGAGGTCGAGGAGGACATGGACGACCACGTCCTGGACCTGCTCGTGCGCGAACTCGGCGTCGCCGGGTCCGAGGTGTACCGCCTGCCGGCCCCGCTGGACCTGCGCGCGCTCAACGTGATCGCCGACCTCGAGCGCTCCGACCTGCACTTCGACCCGTTCGTCGCGCGCACCAACCCCGACCTCGCACCGACCGAGAGCTCGAAGGCCCGCGACATCTTCGCCTCGATCCGCAAGCAGGACGTGCTGCTCCAGCACCCGTACGACTCGTTCTCGACGTCGGTGCAGGCATTCATCGAGCAGGCCGCGGCCGACCCACGGGTGCTCGCCATCAAGCAGACCCTGTACCGCACCAGTGGTGACAGCCCGATCATCGACGCCCTCATCGACGCCGCCGAGGCCGGCAAGCAGGTGCTGGCCGTCGTCGAGATCAAGGCACGCTTCGACGAGGAGAACAACATCTCCTGGGCGCGCAAGCTCGAGCACGCCGGTGTGCACGTCGTCTACGGCATCGTCGGCCTGAAGACCCACGCCAAGCTCTGCCTCGTGGTGCGCCAGGAGGCAGAGGGGCTACGCCGCTACTGCCACGTCGGGACCGGCAACTACAACCCCAAGACGGCTCGCCTCTACGAGGACCTCGGGCTGCTCACCGACGACCCGCAGGTCGGCGAGGACCTCACCCGCCTGTTCAACCAGCTCTCGGGGGTTGCCCCCCGCAGCCGGTTCAAGCGACTGCTCGTGGCCCCCCGGTCGGTGCGCTCGGGGCTCATCGACCTCATCGACGCCGAGATCGCGAACGAGGAGCGCAAGCCCGGCAGCGGCCTGATCGCCTGGAAGGTCAACTCGATCGTCGACGAGCAGTTGATCGACGCGCTCTACCGGGCCTCGCGCGCCGGGGTGCGCGTGCAGCTGTGGGTTCGCGGCATCTGCGCCCTGCGCCCCGGCATCCCAGGTGTGTCCGAGAACATCGAGGTGCGCTCGATCCTGGGCCGCTTCCTCGAGCACTCCCGCATCTTCCTGTTCGGCGGCGGAGGCGACACGGTGGCCCTCATCGGCAGCGCCGACATGATGCACCGCAACCTCGACCGCCGCGTCGAGGCGCTCGTTCACCTCGTCGACCCGCGCCACCTCGCCGACCTCGAGGCCCTGATGAAGCGCGGCATGAGTGATGAGTACATGCACTGGAAGCTCGGCGCTGACGGCCGCTGGATCCGCCACCACCTCGACGCCGAGGGTGCCCCGCTCACCGACCTTCAGACCGCGATGATCGAGATGCACGCCAAGCGGCGCCGCAAGGCCCGCCGACGGTGA